In Methanosarcina siciliae T4/M, one genomic interval encodes:
- a CDS encoding vWA domain-containing protein, with product MLNESNNKVILKIIGAAVVVFVLVYLAITIIGPSEGSLDDIIEDINVNTVSHPMGHVVISPNLDDSLTENLPEISNYPPQVNNSTPTYIEIFSSTEKAGSGADGWLTEVARDFNSAAITIDGKQVSVRLRGIPSGEAADYITSGKYLPDAYTPSNELWGEMLISKGVKAELVQERLVGNVAGILLTKSKKDELVDKHGAINTKTITDAVANKELAMGYTNPFASSTGLNFLISSLYTFDSSNLLSDKAKSGFESFQINIPLVAYTTLQMRESAKSGVLDGFVLEYQTYANTPDIRYYEFTPFGFRHDNPMYAIGELSGEKRKTLNEFVEFSQQEKYQTLATEYGFNGFNEYQSETEPVSGDVIFQAQKLWKEKKKPICAVFVADVSGSMMGEPLNNLKDSLLRGQYYIGEDNMIGLVSYSNDVNIDLPIAKFDLNQRASFAGAVNDLQAGGGTATFDGIAVAMKMIQEQRAADPNIRPVIFVLSDGETNKGHPLNDIKGIVEDAGIPIYTIGYNANIPALQAISSINEAASINADTDDVVYKLGNLFNAEM from the coding sequence ATGCTGAACGAAAGCAACAATAAAGTAATTTTGAAGATAATCGGAGCAGCAGTTGTAGTATTTGTCTTAGTTTATCTGGCGATTACTATAATCGGACCCAGTGAGGGATCACTTGATGACATCATTGAAGACATCAATGTGAATACAGTTTCGCATCCTATGGGCCATGTTGTTATCTCCCCGAACCTGGATGACTCCTTGACTGAAAACTTGCCTGAAATCTCCAATTACCCGCCGCAGGTTAATAACAGCACCCCCACCTACATCGAAATATTCTCCTCAACGGAAAAAGCTGGCAGCGGTGCTGATGGCTGGCTGACAGAAGTGGCCAGAGACTTCAATAGCGCGGCAATAACGATTGACGGAAAACAGGTATCTGTAAGGCTTAGAGGAATCCCCTCCGGGGAAGCCGCCGATTATATTACTTCCGGGAAGTATTTGCCGGATGCATATACGCCGTCCAATGAGCTCTGGGGGGAGATGCTCATCTCCAAAGGGGTTAAAGCCGAGTTAGTGCAAGAAAGGCTTGTCGGCAATGTTGCCGGGATCCTGCTCACCAAATCCAAGAAAGACGAGCTGGTAGACAAACACGGGGCAATCAATACCAAGACGATTACCGATGCTGTCGCGAACAAGGAACTGGCGATGGGCTACACCAATCCTTTTGCCAGTTCAACCGGGCTGAACTTCCTGATCTCATCTTTATACACCTTTGACAGCAGCAACTTATTGAGCGACAAAGCAAAATCAGGATTTGAGAGCTTCCAGATCAATATTCCCCTGGTTGCCTATACTACTCTGCAAATGAGGGAATCTGCCAAATCAGGTGTTCTGGACGGTTTTGTCCTGGAATACCAGACCTATGCGAATACACCGGATATCAGGTACTACGAATTTACTCCCTTTGGGTTCAGACATGACAACCCGATGTATGCGATCGGCGAATTATCGGGAGAGAAAAGGAAAACCCTGAACGAATTCGTTGAATTTTCCCAGCAGGAAAAGTACCAGACCCTGGCTACTGAGTATGGTTTTAACGGCTTTAACGAATACCAGTCCGAAACTGAACCCGTCAGCGGCGATGTGATCTTCCAGGCCCAAAAGCTCTGGAAAGAAAAGAAAAAACCTATTTGTGCAGTATTTGTTGCCGATGTCTCCGGCAGCATGATGGGCGAGCCGCTGAACAATTTGAAAGATTCATTGCTCAGAGGTCAATATTACATCGGCGAGGACAATATGATTGGCCTGGTATCATATTCCAATGATGTCAATATCGATCTGCCGATTGCCAAATTCGATCTGAACCAGAGAGCCTCGTTTGCCGGAGCGGTTAATGATTTGCAGGCTGGCGGCGGCACGGCAACCTTCGATGGGATTGCTGTCGCCATGAAGATGATTCAGGAACAGCGGGCTGCAGATCCCAATATTAGACCTGTTATCTTCGTTCTCAGCGACGGCGAGACCAATAAAGGCCATCCGCTGAATGATATTAAAGGCATCGTGGAGGATGCTGGAATACCTATATACACAATTGGCTATAATGCGAATATCCCGGCCCTGCAGGCTATCTCCAGCATCAATGAGGCTGCCAGCATTAACGCCGATACCGATGACGTTGTTTATAAGCTGGGCAATCTGTTCAATGCTGAAATGTAA
- a CDS encoding DegT/DnrJ/EryC1/StrS family aminotransferase: MVYRNSETAALHIALLAHNIGKEAEGITRSFTFIVTSNSIIYTEKSGGKRTWKEKS; the protein is encoded by the coding sequence ATGGTTTACAGGAACTCTGAAACTGCAGCCCTTCATATTGCACTTCTTGCACATAACATTGGAAAGGAAGCTGAAGGAATTACACGTTCTTTCACATTTATTGTCACCTCAAACAGTATTATATACACAGAAAAATCCGGGGGTAAGAGGACATGGAAAGAGAAAAGCTGA
- a CDS encoding restriction endonuclease subunit S, with protein sequence MPWVSAKDVTSSNGTFVLITEKTITQKGIEKSNAKLLPKFTTVVTVRGTVGNVCILFQKMAINQTNYGLKSKSDYGDFFLFLTILNLIQDMKQNAYGTVFDTITTKTFKQIKIILPLRSVIESFENIINNIMGKVLFNLEESENIGSVRDALLPKLMSGKIRVEC encoded by the coding sequence ATTCCTTGGGTTTCAGCAAAGGATGTAACAAGTTCAAATGGTACTTTTGTATTAATTACCGAGAAAACAATCACCCAAAAAGGAATTGAGAAAAGTAATGCAAAGTTGCTTCCCAAATTTACAACTGTCGTTACTGTCAGAGGAACCGTAGGCAACGTTTGTATTCTTTTTCAGAAAATGGCGATTAACCAGACAAATTATGGGCTAAAAAGCAAATCCGATTACGGTGACTTTTTCTTATTCTTGACTATTTTGAATCTTATTCAGGACATGAAACAAAACGCATATGGTACTGTCTTTGATACGATTACAACAAAAACATTTAAACAGATAAAGATTATTTTACCATTAAGATCAGTTATAGAGTCTTTTGAGAATATTATCAATAATATTATGGGGAAAGTATTGTTCAATCTTGAAGAGTCTGAGAATATCGGCTCAGTTCGTGATGCTCTTCTTCCAAAACTCATGTCAGGAAAAATTAGGGTTGAATGTTAA
- a CDS encoding DUF6884 domain-containing protein, which translates to MSKVVLISCVSKKLPYKAKAKDLYISSLFKYNLKYAKSLNPDKVFILSAKYGLIDLEREIEPYDKTLNNMPSEEIKKWADCVIGQLKKEANPEEDEFIFLAGEKYRKYLLPHISKYQIPLEGMKIGEQLQYLKMRCSNE; encoded by the coding sequence ATGTCAAAAGTTGTTTTGATATCTTGCGTGAGTAAAAAATTGCCCTATAAAGCAAAGGCAAAAGATCTGTACATTAGTTCTCTTTTCAAATACAACCTTAAATATGCGAAATCTTTGAACCCTGACAAAGTTTTCATTCTTTCTGCAAAATATGGCTTGATCGATCTGGAAAGAGAAATTGAGCCTTATGATAAAACTTTGAACAATATGCCATCTGAAGAGATCAAAAAATGGGCGGATTGCGTAATAGGCCAATTAAAAAAGGAAGCAAATCCGGAAGAGGATGAATTCATTTTCCTTGCAGGTGAGAAATACAGAAAATATCTGCTGCCTCATATTTCAAAATATCAAATCCCTCTTGAGGGAATGAAAATCGGGGAACAGCTACAGTACCTCAAAATGAGATGTTCAAATGAGTGA
- a CDS encoding type I restriction endonuclease, producing the protein MPLKIKNQTKKKGEIPIPAIIPESEVEAASLEILSELGYDYLYGPDIAPETEDAEREDFGIVILLRRLRTAVDRLNPKIPAGAKRRSNKKGAQG; encoded by the coding sequence TTGCCCTTAAAAATTAAAAACCAGACAAAAAAGAAAGGAGAAATCCCCATCCCTGCCATCATCCCCGAATCCGAAGTAGAAGCCGCATCCCTTGAAATCCTCTCCGAGCTCGGATACGATTACCTTTATGGTCCGGACATCGCTCCCGAAACGGAAGATGCTGAAAGGGAAGATTTCGGGATTGTCATCCTGCTGCGCAGGCTCAGGACTGCGGTTGACAGACTGAACCCGAAAATTCCGGCAGGAGCCAAGAGAAGAAGCAATAAAAAAGGTGCTCAGGGCTGA
- a CDS encoding UvrD-helicase domain-containing protein, whose translation MLEELLTTLTPRQQEAVSHSLGPLLILAGAGTGKSTTITAKIACMIEKQGIAPDKILALTFSREAAINMERKVRDLLGQGVDVKVSTFHAFCAELIRENAEICGVSDHFTIFEEIDAAILIYKELNTTSRTAALYANTIAKAKDLNISIDQFKEYLETRKAGLFEFVGEEAWEQFYTEFRIKLNTFHLKNKDEQKTLKAEKKDWQTFRSWNNNPSESQVIQI comes from the coding sequence ATGTTAGAAGAACTTCTCACAACTCTCACCCCCAGACAACAAGAAGCCGTATCCCACAGCTTAGGCCCCCTCTTAATCCTTGCAGGGGCAGGCACAGGCAAGAGCACAACGATCACAGCAAAAATTGCCTGCATGATCGAAAAGCAGGGAATCGCTCCTGACAAAATTCTTGCTCTCACATTCTCGAGGGAAGCTGCCATAAACATGGAACGGAAAGTCCGGGACCTCCTTGGACAGGGTGTTGACGTAAAAGTTAGCACCTTTCATGCCTTCTGTGCAGAACTTATCCGGGAAAACGCTGAGATCTGCGGGGTTTCAGATCACTTTACTATTTTTGAAGAGATTGATGCAGCTATCCTGATTTATAAGGAGCTGAATACCACCTCAAGAACTGCCGCCCTGTATGCAAATACGATTGCAAAGGCAAAGGACCTGAATATCTCAATTGACCAGTTCAAGGAATACCTGGAAACAAGGAAAGCAGGGCTGTTTGAGTTTGTTGGGGAAGAAGCCTGGGAGCAGTTTTACACGGAATTCAGGATCAAACTGAACACCTTCCATTTGAAAAACAAGGACGAGCAAAAAACCCTGAAAGCTGAAAAGAAAGACTGGCAGACCTTTCGTAGCTGGAACAATAATCCCAGCGAATCCCAAGTCATTCAGATTTGA
- a CDS encoding AAA family ATPase, translating to MKIDAIHIDGFGKFSRLSVEDLPSGMVILTGANEAGKSTLFTFIRRMFFGIPNTRCNLYPPLEGGQHGGRLVVIDSEEERWVIERNTSRKDDVKVVLPDGNTGSKTELLKLLGHADRNVFENIYAFGLEELQSFETLNDRSINSKLYSAGTGVGVSIPELVKSINNMESDLYKPRGRKPLINELLRKIRKNSEEIAEFEESQKKYDTLHFELEQRTLEIDQLKEKSRNIRKKLNHIQNLLSVWDDWRALQESKTDLGTLPGLGSFPEKGEEKLERLLEKIEGIRENVSRLEQELDINAVNERSLSPDESLLGQKDAVLELESGLGKYRSEVKALPSLEAKLKQEEAGLSELLLELGPDWDEEALDRFDRSIPARENVIRMRRAVEEIEAKIKETQNELNQVLTGIERVLQEKDVFEESLLVHRDQVIELGNGIEKYRADKDSLLSETQEVRARKAELEENLSGLGKGWDETTLARFERSTPSKETVPGKRREMEEAEKTIERCRDRLELALGEIEEVRGEIEALEEKLGAYSRLPDPEEVKQGLEAVSYLRVKQPLLREKESELKNLEKDLEKEEMLFAAFRPRETEHEEGLPLWPAGMLLLAGGIGLAYEYINDALLPGLGIFFLLFATSAIYFLKARKKPSSQPSSPPAGEEHLKGTEARKQKAQDSKEKLSGEIAVLTADMKKRARKCGFEDIPDPSVREQKADELQRVLLDLKTAGELRQGKDKLRKKLDKLDAAYKELEGKLKAGEERQEEVRQEWKEWLLSSGLDPELSPEHVLDLLSAIKACLEKQKNIKELEKQVKFREAAVKKYEEEALGVLEACERPVSGIAFDSEIAKLREDVSFAFNQAERMRTLELESESLERKKEELEARLLEERTQRDALSEKWTGWLGTYGLDPSLSVESVLEIFSIIGRCFDRQRTIRNLEEQIVSGKTSIEAYEVKVSGVLQECRRPFSGLSFDTQVEKLRSDLVEASDEARKLEQLKTRSKELEIELQAAREKSEAAEKDLAALLESGSAATEEKFRENARHWARRTELENRIREAEQQIRRVSGDGEKYELFIEELQASDPLGLEEENRKLEECLETLEQETSEIMDRRGAIGNQIEQLEHGSEGSLARVMQESLLEDLHEKSRKWASLVLAQKVLARAVEVYEKERQPAVIVEAQSFFSKITGGRYTRIYSPLNSSEIYVEDREGRQKSVQELSRGTAEQLYLSLRFGFIREFGRHSESLPIVFDDVLVNFDPERCKSTCEAIKDLVPGNQLFYFTCHPETVQMLAGRFPEARVVDLDAV from the coding sequence ATGAAAATTGATGCCATTCATATCGACGGATTTGGCAAGTTTTCCAGGTTATCGGTGGAAGACCTGCCTTCCGGCATGGTCATATTAACAGGAGCAAATGAGGCAGGAAAATCAACATTATTCACTTTTATCCGGAGGATGTTTTTTGGCATCCCCAACACAAGGTGCAACCTCTATCCCCCACTTGAAGGAGGGCAGCATGGGGGAAGACTTGTTGTAATCGATTCCGAAGAGGAGCGCTGGGTCATAGAAAGGAACACAAGCCGAAAAGACGATGTAAAAGTCGTGCTTCCCGATGGGAATACCGGGAGCAAAACTGAACTTCTTAAACTCCTGGGCCATGCAGACAGGAACGTTTTTGAAAACATCTATGCTTTCGGCCTTGAAGAGCTGCAGAGTTTTGAGACCCTGAACGACCGGAGCATCAACAGCAAACTCTACAGTGCAGGCACAGGGGTCGGAGTTTCCATTCCGGAACTTGTGAAGTCCATCAACAACATGGAAAGCGACCTGTATAAACCCAGGGGCAGGAAACCCCTTATTAATGAGCTACTAAGGAAAATCAGGAAGAACAGTGAAGAAATTGCCGAATTTGAAGAGTCCCAGAAAAAATACGATACCCTTCATTTCGAACTTGAACAGAGAACCCTGGAAATTGATCAGTTAAAAGAAAAGTCCCGGAACATACGGAAAAAATTAAACCACATCCAGAACCTGCTTTCCGTCTGGGACGACTGGAGAGCCCTGCAGGAGTCAAAAACTGACCTTGGAACTTTGCCCGGGCTTGGGAGTTTCCCTGAAAAAGGGGAAGAAAAGCTTGAAAGGCTCCTGGAAAAAATTGAGGGGATAAGAGAGAACGTTTCACGGCTGGAGCAGGAACTGGATATAAATGCCGTTAACGAACGGAGCCTTTCTCCGGACGAAAGCCTGCTCGGACAGAAAGATGCGGTGCTGGAACTGGAAAGCGGGCTTGGGAAGTACAGGTCCGAAGTAAAAGCGCTCCCTTCCCTGGAAGCAAAGCTCAAGCAGGAAGAAGCCGGGCTTTCCGAGCTCCTCCTGGAACTGGGTCCGGACTGGGATGAAGAGGCTCTGGACCGCTTTGACCGTTCCATCCCTGCAAGGGAAAACGTCATCCGAATGCGAAGGGCAGTAGAAGAAATTGAGGCTAAAATAAAGGAGACTCAAAACGAGCTCAATCAGGTCCTCACCGGCATCGAGCGGGTCCTTCAGGAAAAAGACGTCTTTGAAGAAAGCCTGCTGGTGCACAGGGACCAGGTAATCGAACTTGGAAACGGAATCGAGAAATACCGGGCTGATAAGGACTCCCTCCTTTCCGAAACCCAGGAAGTCCGGGCCAGAAAAGCCGAGCTGGAGGAAAACCTTTCAGGGCTTGGGAAGGGCTGGGACGAAACTACTCTTGCCCGTTTCGAGCGTTCAACCCCTTCAAAGGAAACCGTACCTGGAAAGCGAAGGGAAATGGAAGAGGCTGAAAAAACAATCGAGAGGTGCCGCGACAGGCTCGAACTTGCCCTTGGGGAAATCGAAGAAGTCCGCGGGGAAATCGAAGCCCTGGAAGAGAAACTCGGGGCATACTCAAGGCTTCCCGACCCTGAAGAGGTAAAGCAGGGGCTTGAAGCTGTAAGCTACCTCAGGGTGAAGCAGCCTCTCCTCAGGGAAAAGGAAAGTGAACTCAAAAACCTGGAAAAAGACCTGGAAAAAGAAGAGATGCTTTTTGCAGCCTTCAGGCCCCGGGAAACCGAGCATGAGGAAGGGCTTCCCCTCTGGCCTGCAGGAATGCTCCTGCTTGCAGGTGGCATAGGCCTTGCCTACGAGTACATAAACGACGCCCTGCTCCCCGGACTTGGCATATTTTTCCTCCTTTTTGCTACTTCTGCCATATACTTCCTGAAAGCCAGGAAAAAACCGTCGAGTCAGCCTTCAAGTCCTCCTGCCGGGGAGGAGCACCTGAAAGGAACCGAAGCCCGGAAACAGAAAGCACAGGACTCAAAGGAAAAGCTGTCCGGAGAGATTGCTGTCCTGACAGCAGACATGAAAAAACGGGCAAGAAAGTGCGGCTTTGAAGACATCCCCGATCCCTCGGTACGGGAGCAGAAAGCCGATGAACTGCAGAGGGTCCTGCTTGATTTGAAAACTGCCGGGGAACTGCGCCAGGGAAAGGACAAGCTCCGGAAGAAGCTGGATAAGTTAGATGCAGCTTACAAGGAACTTGAAGGTAAGCTGAAAGCCGGAGAGGAAAGGCAGGAAGAGGTTCGCCAGGAATGGAAAGAATGGCTTCTTTCTTCAGGACTCGACCCGGAACTTTCTCCCGAGCATGTACTTGACCTCCTTTCAGCGATCAAAGCCTGTCTGGAAAAGCAAAAAAATATCAAAGAACTGGAAAAACAGGTAAAGTTCAGGGAAGCTGCTGTTAAAAAGTACGAAGAAGAAGCCCTTGGCGTTCTGGAAGCCTGCGAAAGGCCTGTTTCGGGAATCGCATTTGACAGTGAAATAGCAAAGCTCAGGGAGGACGTAAGTTTTGCATTTAACCAGGCCGAAAGGATGAGGACTCTTGAACTTGAATCCGAAAGCCTTGAGCGTAAAAAAGAAGAGCTCGAAGCCCGGCTCCTTGAGGAAAGAACGCAAAGGGACGCCCTCTCCGAAAAGTGGACCGGCTGGCTTGGAACTTACGGGCTTGATCCCTCGCTTTCCGTGGAAAGCGTGCTTGAAATATTTTCAATAATCGGAAGATGTTTTGACAGGCAGCGGACGATCCGGAACCTTGAGGAACAGATAGTTTCCGGCAAAACTTCGATAGAAGCCTATGAAGTAAAGGTGAGCGGGGTCCTGCAGGAATGCAGACGTCCGTTTTCCGGGCTTTCTTTCGATACCCAGGTTGAAAAACTCCGTTCGGACCTTGTAGAGGCATCCGATGAAGCAAGGAAACTGGAGCAGCTGAAAACAAGGTCAAAAGAACTCGAGATCGAACTTCAGGCAGCCCGGGAAAAGTCTGAAGCAGCTGAAAAAGACCTTGCAGCCCTTCTTGAGTCCGGCTCCGCAGCAACGGAAGAAAAATTCCGTGAAAATGCACGGCACTGGGCTCGGCGAACCGAGCTCGAAAACAGGATAAGGGAAGCTGAACAGCAGATCAGGAGGGTTTCCGGGGACGGGGAAAAGTATGAGCTTTTCATAGAAGAACTGCAAGCTTCCGATCCCCTGGGCCTGGAAGAAGAAAACCGCAAGCTGGAAGAATGCCTGGAAACCCTTGAACAGGAAACCTCCGAGATCATGGACAGGCGCGGAGCGATAGGAAACCAGATTGAACAGCTCGAACACGGGAGTGAAGGTTCCCTGGCAAGGGTAATGCAGGAAAGCCTGCTTGAAGACCTTCACGAAAAGTCAAGGAAATGGGCATCCCTGGTCCTTGCCCAAAAAGTCCTTGCCAGAGCCGTCGAAGTCTATGAAAAGGAAAGGCAGCCCGCAGTCATCGTGGAAGCCCAGTCCTTTTTCTCAAAGATCACCGGAGGCAGGTACACGCGGATTTATTCCCCGCTCAACTCTTCCGAAATCTACGTTGAAGACCGGGAAGGCCGCCAGAAGAGCGTCCAGGAACTCAGCCGGGGAACAGCCGAACAGCTTTATCTCTCTCTGCGTTTCGGTTTTATCAGGGAATTCGGGAGGCATTCGGAATCTCTTCCCATCGTATTTGATGACGTACTGGTAAACTTTGACCCCGAACGCTGCAAAAGTACCTGTGAAGCCATAAAGGACCTTGTCCCGGGCAACCAGCTCTTTTATTTCACCTGCCACCCCGAAACCGTACAGATGCTTGCAGGAAGGTTCCCGGAAGCCCGGGTTGTAGACCTTGATGCGGTGTAA
- a CDS encoding metallophosphoesterase family protein, which produces MKKRELSADTDRNGTLSFVHTADLHLDSPFVGISGIDQGLGERLAKATFQAYEAIIELCMEEEVDFLLIAGDVYDSADKSLYAQVRFIEGLRKLETAGIQVFICHGNHDPLDGWSASLKWPANVHTMGGDKAEVVEFKKEGETAAFVVGMSYPTRHIMKNLVKDFPKKEDHWPFTIGLLHCSVGSYPEHDPYAPCTLQDLREPGYDYWALGHIHTPSVVCKEAPVVIYPGNPQGRHPGETGARGCCLVNVSSGGAISTKFVETDSVRWHIREVSIEGLEKEGELVENLQSQLDEIRENSGGRSAICRLVLSGRGPLHRTLREEGFLEDLLHTLREDEIRSRQFAWVERIENETLFPIGRELLLKREDFVGDLVKIVEGLKTDEEALDEFHEVLAPLFKPGSGGKQICKIDDEEMKSLLQCAENILLDALLTEEDHEN; this is translated from the coding sequence ATGAAAAAAAGAGAACTGTCGGCTGATACTGATAGGAATGGGACTTTGAGTTTTGTCCATACGGCTGATTTGCACCTTGACAGTCCATTTGTAGGAATTTCCGGGATTGATCAAGGGCTGGGAGAAAGGCTTGCAAAAGCTACTTTTCAGGCTTATGAAGCTATTATTGAGCTATGTATGGAAGAAGAAGTTGACTTCCTGCTCATTGCAGGGGACGTGTATGATAGTGCCGACAAGAGCCTTTATGCCCAGGTCAGATTTATAGAGGGACTCCGAAAGCTTGAAACCGCCGGAATTCAGGTTTTTATCTGCCATGGGAACCATGATCCTCTTGACGGATGGTCGGCAAGCCTGAAGTGGCCCGCAAACGTGCACACCATGGGGGGAGATAAAGCCGAAGTTGTGGAATTCAAAAAAGAAGGGGAAACGGCTGCCTTTGTTGTTGGAATGAGCTACCCGACCCGGCACATCATGAAAAACCTTGTGAAAGACTTCCCGAAAAAAGAAGATCACTGGCCGTTTACCATAGGGCTTCTCCACTGCAGCGTGGGAAGTTATCCTGAGCATGACCCTTACGCACCCTGTACCCTGCAGGATCTCAGGGAGCCTGGCTACGATTACTGGGCTCTTGGACACATCCATACTCCTTCCGTGGTTTGCAAGGAAGCTCCTGTTGTGATATATCCGGGCAACCCGCAGGGCAGGCATCCCGGTGAAACCGGAGCCAGGGGGTGCTGTCTTGTGAACGTTTCTTCCGGAGGGGCTATTTCTACAAAATTCGTCGAGACCGACTCTGTCCGCTGGCATATCAGGGAAGTTTCCATAGAAGGCCTGGAAAAAGAAGGGGAACTGGTAGAAAACCTTCAAAGCCAGCTTGACGAGATCAGGGAAAATTCAGGGGGAAGGTCTGCGATTTGCAGGCTGGTTCTCAGCGGAAGAGGACCTTTGCACCGCACTCTCAGGGAAGAGGGTTTTCTTGAAGACCTCCTCCATACTCTCAGGGAAGACGAAATCCGGAGCCGGCAGTTTGCCTGGGTAGAACGCATTGAAAATGAAACACTCTTTCCAATAGGAAGAGAACTGCTTTTGAAAAGGGAGGACTTTGTGGGAGACCTGGTTAAAATCGTGGAGGGCTTGAAGACCGATGAAGAGGCCCTGGACGAGTTTCATGAAGTTCTTGCCCCTCTCTTTAAACCCGGTAGTGGGGGAAAACAGATCTGCAAAATTGATGATGAAGAGATGAAATCCCTGCTCCAGTGCGCTGAAAATATCCTGCTTGACGCCCTGCTCACGGAGGAAGACCATGAAAATTGA